CTAATGGCCAACGAAAGGAAAGTAAAAAATGAAATCATAATGACACTGAATATTCCTCAGAATAACTATCAGCAATAGAGGAAAATCATAGAAAGCTAGAAAAGGAAGAGTGGAAGAAATCAAATGAGTGCATTAAAAGCAAATAAGACACTCGGAAGAGCAGCAATTAATAGAAGTGCAACATCAATTAGCTCATGACTTGTATCATCTGTGCCCATGTAGCAGAAACCTTTCAGTGAAAATATTGACTGAAAAGTATAATAGAAGTTGTGTATAAACCAatagaattgtaaaaaaaataatccaTCACAGCCACCATTCTAAGATTTTAATGCAACTTCGGTGGCTGAATTGACTTGTAGCCTGTAGAAGGATCAACtgcagaaaaaataaataagtacCATAATCATGTTGGCATTCATGAAGATAAACTACAATCCCTCACTTAACTGTAAAAAAAGCTCAAAATCAATATTAAACATCACATTACCCATATACTATTTTATGAATTCCTTTATGAGCTTTGTAACAGTAAAGAGCATCCAAAAATTTGTCCTCCTCACCTACACATTTCGAGCATATCAATAGTTAAGACACAAGTGGAAATATGAAGTACCTTAAAGTGTTCTATATTCAATTATAGGTTTGAGATGCATGCCTTGAATAGTTCCAGCAAGCGAAGATAGATGGCGGCAAAATCAGTGACCATGTTGAACTTGAGGAGTGCAATGATGTCAGAAAACAAAAACTGACAGCCATCTTAAAAAGAACTTGCTTGTGCTCAAGCTAAGCAAATTTTAGAAGCATCTTGAGAAATAAATGTACTTAATTCAGGATTAAAGAGATTTGACATGCAGAAAAATTTGTTGATATCTTGGTCATGAAACAAATTCATTCAGGATTGAGGATTTAAATTCTTGGGATCCTATAGAAGTAGCAAGCGACTTAATCTTGCCAAAAAGCAGTTACCAAAAAGAGCCGATGAACAAAGAAAGACAATATAGTTGGTGATATGAGAATAGGCACAAAGACCCTGCCAAATAGCACTTACAGAAAGAAAGATAACACCAAAAAATAGGGATAGGACAGGATATAACATACTACAAACTGGAAAATGAGTATTTAAAGCATATAAAGTCTAGACCAATAGTATATGTAACTAAGCACAATACAGAGCTTGAGCTTtatatcatatttttatctCATTTAAATCTTCTAAAGCAAATATTACTATTACTCCTTGAAGACTAATTTCTAAGGAAAAAGACAAGGCACTAATCATTTCATTCAAGAAAAAAAGTATTTTCCTTCAAGCCTCAATCTCAACAACTCAAGATAACATAATTTCTAAAGTTGATAAGGCATTATCTCAAAAACTGATACGACATTtttaatgtattaaaaaaaaccaaaccctgaataagagaaaaagaaataagacttaattttattttgggaaaaaataaaatacatcttATTGAAAACAAATCCATGTTCAAAGAGTTCATGCAGCTAATTCAATAAATCCCAGCCCAAAAATAGCTACTGTATATCCTGGTTCGACACTTTCAGTTTATCACTCAATTTACTGAGTATGAACCATGATTCCTCCACTGCATAAGAATATCTCCAACAGTTAAATATATCAAAGcaaaacaaaagtttcattATGAGGATTGAGGATTGAAGTTCAAATCCCCTCTCTTTTCAATTTACCAATTTAAAAGTCATAGGTGAAAGTAAATAGGAGCAGCAATCACATTCCACAATGGAAAACCCACAAATTAATTAAAGCCTaaaatcaatttattttaatctaCACACAAGAATAACTGAATGACAACAAATTGAGCTCTCAGCAGAAGTTTAAAAACATCTTACCTAGAAAAACAAACAACGAACCAcctacaaaaaacaaaaatcccaACAGAGCACACCTCTCGCCTCCGCACCAGAGCACCGCGAGGTTCAATCGCCATTGCAACCATCTCCTCCACGTCGGCCTCAGAGCCACCACGTAAAATTAAAGAAGAATTAAGGGCAATGTTgcagaattgaagaagaagcaaaGCAAAGgcagtatttatagagaaacAAAAGAGAGAAAGCGATAACTCTGAGAAACATGACATCATTTGAATAGGATAACTGTCGGATTTATTTGAAAAGAGAGAAATTGCGTAAAGGAATGAACCTGCTGCACGATTGATTCTGTCATTGGACAGACCTGACGTGATCCGACGCCGATCAAACCATTCGATGACGAAATCTCCCCTCTTCTCCTTCAACTTTCTCCTGTCCTCCTTCTTGTTCTCACCTAACCCTATCTAGGGTGGGTGACGAAAATCGTCCTTCCACTTTCATCATCTTCTCTTCTCACACTCTTGATGTTCCCTTCCATCAtcctctcttctccttctccttctccttcctcaCTGTTCAACGGCAGGCTGATGGGAAAGGTCAAGCGGTAAACCAAAAAATGAAAGAACGATGCCGTAGGTGATGTGTTGTTAGGTGAGGAATAGATAGCCGTTGGATTAGAAGTTGAAATCAATGGCCCAGATTTGAGGTCTCTTAGGAATAGTAACTTGAGGTTTTGCCTTAAGTAATAGTAGATGTGTCTACAAATTTTAAAGGTGACCCTTATATAGGAAGCAAGAATCACGAAATAAAAGAGCATAAAAGAGTTATGTGTCAAGTCTAAGTGACTGAAACCTAATCTACTGTCACTCATGATCAATTCTCTCTAGACTTCTACCTGTTGGACCTTATGGTGAAAGCTCAATCCTCAAAACCCTATATGGGCCAAAATACATGCCCTAAAAGTACAACCCAATATAAAAGTTCAACTTActcttttttttgggtacatttcataaagaaaaaaaaaaggaaaaggagaaCCTAGAACCTAAGGCCTTACAAACGAGACACCCATAACATCAGCCAACAACAAGTGACTCATGTCCTCTAAGGGGTTCTGAACAACAAGAGCCTCATCTTGGTACACTCTGTTTTTAGCAAGAAAATCAGCACAAGTATTTCCTTCCCTTAAAATTTAACTTACTCTAAGTACAAAATACAAAATATAGTAGAAAATACTAGCTATAAAAGTAAGGGTTGAAGTAAAGACTTGAAAGACAATTTCAAAAACTTCTCGATGAAAGATATCATCCAAGGTCTTTCCTTCGTTAACAAGCATGCATCACTAGCTATTCATGCTTTACATGATTATTCCAACAAGCCTTCTACTGTTATCCTCCTCCTTG
This portion of the Lotus japonicus ecotype B-129 chromosome 3, LjGifu_v1.2 genome encodes:
- the LOC130746735 gene encoding uncharacterized protein LOC130746735 isoform X2 — encoded protein: MMSCFSELSLSLFCFSINTAFALLLLQFCNIALNSSLILRGGSEADVEEMVAMAIEPRGALVRRREVCSVGIFVFCRWFVVCFSSYHISPVVKRSSLQSSDFCNQFHVGERFGEELDEFVELQDPVGNRFTVSFYYNDGEARFGVAGSPPKSGNYDDSVCFSR